The Patescibacteria group bacterium region TGAACAGGCTTTAAACAAGCTAACTTTTGACAATGCAAAAAATGTTCTAAAAAAAGCCAATGAGCTCATTAAACTGTAGCTACTTTAAAACCGCCTTTTAGGCGGTTTTTTTAGTTTGTTTTTTAATAACTACCTTTTCAACAATCTTTTCAAATATTTTAGGATGTTTTTGTCCTAGTTCTGCTAATATTTTCCTATTAAGTTCAATTTTGTTTTTTTTCAAAAGATTGGTAAATCTACTGTATGAAATTCCCTTTTCCCGAGCTGCAGCATTAATTTGGATTTGCCATAAACCTCTAAAAGTTCTTTTTTTATTTTTTCTATCTCTAAAAGCATGAGTCCATGCATGGACCAAAGCATCTTTGGCTAATCTATATTTTGATTTTCTCCCCCAGCGATATCCTTTGGTAAGTTTTAAAACTCTTTTCCTTCTTTTATGCGCCGTTGTTCCTCTTTTTACTCTAACCATAGTTATTTGGAATATTTAAGTAGTTTTTTAATTTTCTTAGCTTCACATTCTGCCAAAGGGACAAGCTTTCTTTTTTGCCTTATTTTCTTCCCTGATTTCTTTGCTCTGTAATGACAAAGCCCGACAGCTCTTCTTAAGACCTTTCCTGTTTTTGTAATTTTAAATCTTTTTAATATTGCTTTTTTTGTTTTTGCTTTCATGCTATTTTTTCTCTTGTTCTTTTTTCTTGTTTTCTGCTTCCTGAGATTGATCAGCTGAAACAATCATCATAAGTTTGTTTGGTGCTCTTTTTAAGTCTCTTTCGACCCTTACCGGAATTTTTGAACTTAAAACCTCCATGAAATGACTTATCTTTTCTCTTGCAAAATGAGTTAGTCCTTTTTCCCTTCCCCTTAAAATCATTTCAATTTTTACAATTTTCCCTTTTTTTAAAAATTTTTCTGCTTGGTTGGCCCTGGTTTCTAAATCATGTTCAGATATATTAAACCTTAGCCTTATTCCCTTAATCTCGCTTGTTTTTTGGGTTTTTTTATCTTTTTCTTTTTTCTGAAGTCTGTAGAGATATTTTCCATAATCTATAATTTTACATACTGGAGGATCAACTTTTTCAGTAACCTGCACTAAATCTAAACCGCGCCCCTTAGCCATTTGGAACGCTTCTTCAAAAGCAACAACTCCTAGTTGCTTTCCTGATTCATCAATCAGCCTTACTTCTCTTGCCCTTATTTGAATATTTACTCTTGGTCTTTTTTTCAAATTTTTGTGGAGATGAAGGGGGTGAGCCCTTGTCCAAGAATTATCATAAAACACTTCTACAAGCTTATCCCAATTAGTTTAAACAGAGAATTTAAATTGGGAAAAAGTTCTCTATTGTTGTTCTGTTGATTTTCGATAGTTTTTCCAGTTCCCAAAAAATTATCTATCTCAATGCAGTTGCGCCTATTCTTGCCTATTGAGAATCAGCAAGGTAGACGACATTAGACTGTAGCTAATGCTGGTGCAAATAAATTATTGGCACTTATTTTGTTTTAAAGTTTAAAGAGATTTAAGCTCTGCTTGCATATTTTGTTCAAATTCCTGTCGAATCTTGGCATCCCCTTTTAATGGAATTCTCTTCCTATATTTCTCCTAATTTCTCTTTCAATTTCACGTTTTTTAATTGATTCCCTTTTATCAATCTTTCTTTTTCCTTTTCCTAATCCAAATTCTATCTTTATTTTGCCCTTCCTAGTATAAATCATCAAAGGTATCATTGTCAAACCTTTTTGCCTTGATTTTCCTATTAAATATTTAATTTCCTTTTTAGTTAAAAGAAGCTTTCTAGCTCGCTTTGAATTATAGTTTTTTGGTGCATTTTTAGGCTGATAAGGAGGAACATTGGCTCCTACTAGAAACACCTCTTCTTCCCTTAAAATAACATAAGCTCCAGCTAAGTTAATCCTGCCTAATTTTATTGATTTTACTTCCTGGCCGATCAAAACAATGCCTGCTTCAAATTTCTCCAGGATTTCATAATTAAAATATGCTTTTTTATTTTCAGTAATTACTTTCATACTTTGATTTTAACAGAAAAATCAGATAACCTTAAATTAATGAATAACAAGAAAAGTAGCAGAATTCCTGGTTTTTTCAAACTAAATAGTAATGAAAAATTAAAGATTGTTCAAGAATTTACTGATTTAACTGACAAGGAGCTGGAAATCATTAAAAAAGGATTTTTAGATTCAGACACAAGAGACAAGATGTCCGAAAACGTTATTGGCACTTATTCTTTGCCCTATTCAATTGCTGTTAATTTTTTAATAAATGACAGAGATTATCTTGTGCCAATGGTCACTGAAGAGCCCTCTGTAGTTGCCGCAGCTTGCTATGGGGCAAAGCTTTTAAGAGATAATGGAGGGATTAAAGCTGAAAGTCTAGAAAATCTAATGATAGGACAGATTTATTTAACTGATATAAGCAGTATTGAAAAAGCTAGTCAAGATATTTTAAAAAATAAAAAAGAAATAATAGAACTTGGTAATTCTAGAAAATCTGATTTATTAAGTTTAGGAGGCGGTGTCAGAGATTTAGAAATAAAAGTTTTTAAAAATACAAATATTGGAGATTTTTTAAGAATTCATTTGTTTATAGATACAAAAGATGCAATGGGAGCAAATACTATTAATACAATAGTTGAAGTTGTGGCTCCTTTACTTGAAAAAATTACTGATTCAAAAGCGCTTTTAAAAATTGTTTCCAATCTGGCTGACAAAAGACTTGCCAAAGCCAAAGGGATTGTTAAAAAAGAATCTTTAATAACAAAAGATTTTAAAGGAGAGGAAGTGATTGAAAACATTGTCAAAGCTCAAGCTATTGCTGAAAATGATATTTATAGGGCTGTAACAAATAACAAAGGTATTTTAAACGGAATGGGAGCAGTGACATTGGCTACTGGAAATGACTGGAGAGCACTTGAGGCAGGAGCACATGGTTATGCAGCAAGCTCAGAAAGATATATGCCTTTAGTCAAATGGAATAAAGATGAAAATAATGATTTAGTTGGTGAAATAATAGTTCCAATAGCAGTAGGTGTTGTGGGTGGAGTAATCCAATCTCATCCAGTAAGCAAGCTGTCTTTAAAAATTTTAAACATTAAAACAGCTTCAGAATTAGCTTGCGTCATAGCTTCTGTTGGCCTGTCTCAGAATCTGGCAGCTTTAAGAGCTTTAGTCTCTGAGGGGATTCAAGAAGGTCATATGAGGCTTCATGCTAAACTAATGGAAAAAGATGATTAAACAAAAAATTAAGGATTTAATAAAGGATTCGATTAAGAAACTTCAAAAAAGTAAAGAGTTCGCCGGTTTTGATGTTGGGGAAATTAAAGTTGAGATTCCTGAAAAAGAAATCCATGGTGATTATTCAACTAATATTGCAATGATAATTGCAAAAAAAACAAACAAAAATCCAATAGAAACAGCAGAATTATTGACTGAAAATTTTAAGACTGAAATATCAAATTTGTTTGAAAGAATTAAAATAGTAAAACCAGGCTTTATTAATTTTTTTATTTCAGAGAAGTATTTACAAGATCAAATCAAAGAAATTTTAAAGAAAAAAGAAAAGTTTGGACAGCTTAACATTGGAAAAAACAAAAAAATTCAGGTTGAGTTTATTTCTGCCAATCCAACAGGGCCTTTAACTTTAGGTAATGCTAGAGGCGGAGCAGTTGGTGATGTTTTGGCTAATGTTTTGAAAAAAGCAGGCTATAAAACAGAAAAAGCATATTATATTAATGATTATGGGATGCAGATTTTAACTTTAGGACATTCGGTTTTAAAAGATGATAAAGCTCAGTATAAAGGAGATTACATTGATTATTTGAATAAAAAAAATAAAAGCAAAGATCCTTATAAAGTGGGAGAAAAGGCGGCCAAGATTATTGTTAAGGAAATGATCAAGAAGACTACTGACAATTTTGGCATTAAATATGATGAGTGGACTTCAGAAACAAGCTTTTATAAATCTAAAGCAGTTGATAAGGTTTTGGAAAGATTAAAGAAAAAAGGATTAATTTATGAAAAAGAAGGCGCTTTATGGTTTAAGTCTAAAAAGTTTGGCGATCAAAGAGACAGAGTTGTTGTTAAAGAAGATGGGTGGAAAACATATTTAGCTGGAGACATAGCTTATCATGAATATAAATTTAATAAAAAAAAGTTTGATAAAGTAATTAATGTTTGGGGTGCTGATCATTTTGGGGATATTCTTGGTCTTCAAGCAGCAGTTGAAGCTATTGGTCATAAAGGCAAGCTTGATATTATTATTCTTCAATTTGTTACTCTTTTTGAGAAAGGAAAACAATTGAAAATGTCAAAAAGAAAAGGAACTTATGTTACTGTTGATGAATTATTAGAAGAGGTTGGTAAAGATGTGGCAAGATTCTTTTTCTTAAACAAATCATCAGATACTCATTTGAATTTTGATTTAGAATTAGCAAAAGAACAGTCACAAAAAAATCCAGTTTATTATGTACAATATGCTTATGCCAGAATTTGCAGTATTTTGAAAAAAGTAAAAGCAAGTGAAGTGAAACTTGATTATTCTTTACTAAAACACGACTCTGAGATTTCCTTAATAAAACAACTTCTCAAATTCCCAGAGATTATTGAAGATATTAGTAAAGATTATCAGGTTCAGAAGTTGCCTCAATATACAATTGATTTAGCAGTAATATTTCACAGATTTTATCATGACTGTAAAGTTTTGACTGAAGATGAAGTTTTACAAAAAGCAAGGTTGAATTTAGTTTTAGCTACAAAAAACGTATTTAAGAATACATTTGATCTAATGGGGATTTCAGCGCCTGAGAAGATGTAAAAAGAAGACTTCAGCAGGGCGCACAAATTTCTTTTTAGCCAATTTAGCTGATTGCGTTTTTACGCTTAAAATGATATTTTAAACAATATGAAGCTGAATTTTCTCAAGACAGAAAAGAAAGTTTTAAAGTTTTGGAAAGATAATAATATATTTGAAAAAAGCATAAAACAACGAGTGAAAGCTCGTGATTTTATATTTTATGAAGGCCCTCCTACTGCTAATGCGCCTCCAGGACTTCATCATGTTTTAGCTAGGGCGTTTAAAGATATAGTTTGTAGGTATAAAACAATGAGGGGTTTTAGGGTGATAAGAAAAGGTGGTTGGGATACACATGGTCTTCCTGTTGAACTTCAGATTGAAAAAAAGCTTGATTTAAAATCAAAAAAGGATATTGAAAACTATGGAATTTCTAAATTTAATAAAAAATGTAAAACTTCTGTTTGGAATTTTACAAAGGCCTGGGTGGATTTAACAGAGAAAATGGGTTATTGGATAGATATTAATAATCCATACATTACATATAATCCTGAATATGTTGAATCTGTTTGGTGGATTTTAAAACAAATCTGGAATAAAGGACTTTTAAAACAAGATTTTAAAGTTGTTCCTTATTGTCCTAGATGTGGAACTCCTTTATCTAGCCATGAAGTTGCCGATGGTTATAAGAAAATAAAAGAACCATCTGTTTTTGTTAAATTTAAAATTATTAGCCCTAATTTTAAAAATACCTCTCTTTTAGTCTGGACAACAACCCCATGGACATTACCTGGCAATGTTGCTGTTGCCTTAAATCCTAAATTTACTTATTCCAAAATTAAAGTTAATAATGAATTTTTAATATTAGCCAAAGAAAGAATAAAAAAACTTGGAATTGAAGGTGAAATTACTGGTAATTTTAAAGGAAAAGAGCTTTTGAATTTAAGATATCAAGCTCTTTATCCAGCTGAAGATGAGGTTTTAAGAAATGCTTATAAAATAATAGGTGGGAATTTTGTAACTTTAGATGAAGGGACCGGCCTGGTTCATATTGCTCCAGCTTATGGTGTAGATGATATGGAGGTTGCTAAGAAAAATAAACTGCCAGTTTTGTTAAACATTGATGAAGAAGGAAAGTTCAGATTAAATGTTGAAAAATGGGCAAGAATGTATTTTAAAGATGCTGACCCTTTAATTATCAAGGATTTAGAAGGCAGAGGGCTATTGTTTAAACAGGAAGTTTATGAGCATGATTATCCATTTTGCTGGAGATGTAAAAACCCGCTTCTTTATTACGCAAAAAAAACCTGGTTTATAACAATAACTAAAGTTAAAAAAGATTTAATTAGCAATAATGAAAAGATTAATTGGCATCCTGCGTATTTGAAAAAAG contains the following coding sequences:
- the rplT gene encoding 50S ribosomal protein L20, which gives rise to MVRVKRGTTAHKRRKRVLKLTKGYRWGRKSKYRLAKDALVHAWTHAFRDRKNKKRTFRGLWQIQINAAAREKGISYSRFTNLLKKNKIELNRKILAELGQKHPKIFEKIVEKVVIKKQTKKTA
- the rpmI gene encoding 50S ribosomal protein L35, coding for MKAKTKKAILKRFKITKTGKVLRRAVGLCHYRAKKSGKKIRQKRKLVPLAECEAKKIKKLLKYSK
- the infC gene encoding translation initiation factor IF-3; this encodes MKKRPRVNIQIRAREVRLIDESGKQLGVVAFEEAFQMAKGRGLDLVQVTEKVDPPVCKIIDYGKYLYRLQKKEKDKKTQKTSEIKGIRLRFNISEHDLETRANQAEKFLKKGKIVKIEMILRGREKGLTHFAREKISHFMEVLSSKIPVRVERDLKRAPNKLMMIVSADQSQEAENKKKEQEKK
- the smpB gene encoding SsrA-binding protein SmpB — protein: MKVITENKKAYFNYEILEKFEAGIVLIGQEVKSIKLGRINLAGAYVILREEEVFLVGANVPPYQPKNAPKNYNSKRARKLLLTKKEIKYLIGKSRQKGLTMIPLMIYTRKGKIKIEFGLGKGKRKIDKRESIKKREIEREIRRNIGREFH
- a CDS encoding hydroxymethylglutaryl-CoA reductase, degradative, encoding MNNKKSSRIPGFFKLNSNEKLKIVQEFTDLTDKELEIIKKGFLDSDTRDKMSENVIGTYSLPYSIAVNFLINDRDYLVPMVTEEPSVVAAACYGAKLLRDNGGIKAESLENLMIGQIYLTDISSIEKASQDILKNKKEIIELGNSRKSDLLSLGGGVRDLEIKVFKNTNIGDFLRIHLFIDTKDAMGANTINTIVEVVAPLLEKITDSKALLKIVSNLADKRLAKAKGIVKKESLITKDFKGEEVIENIVKAQAIAENDIYRAVTNNKGILNGMGAVTLATGNDWRALEAGAHGYAASSERYMPLVKWNKDENNDLVGEIIVPIAVGVVGGVIQSHPVSKLSLKILNIKTASELACVIASVGLSQNLAALRALVSEGIQEGHMRLHAKLMEKDD
- the argS gene encoding arginine--tRNA ligase, whose translation is MIKQKIKDLIKDSIKKLQKSKEFAGFDVGEIKVEIPEKEIHGDYSTNIAMIIAKKTNKNPIETAELLTENFKTEISNLFERIKIVKPGFINFFISEKYLQDQIKEILKKKEKFGQLNIGKNKKIQVEFISANPTGPLTLGNARGGAVGDVLANVLKKAGYKTEKAYYINDYGMQILTLGHSVLKDDKAQYKGDYIDYLNKKNKSKDPYKVGEKAAKIIVKEMIKKTTDNFGIKYDEWTSETSFYKSKAVDKVLERLKKKGLIYEKEGALWFKSKKFGDQRDRVVVKEDGWKTYLAGDIAYHEYKFNKKKFDKVINVWGADHFGDILGLQAAVEAIGHKGKLDIIILQFVTLFEKGKQLKMSKRKGTYVTVDELLEEVGKDVARFFFLNKSSDTHLNFDLELAKEQSQKNPVYYVQYAYARICSILKKVKASEVKLDYSLLKHDSEISLIKQLLKFPEIIEDISKDYQVQKLPQYTIDLAVIFHRFYHDCKVLTEDEVLQKARLNLVLATKNVFKNTFDLMGISAPEKM